aaaaaataaattaataaatggaCGGGGTCGGCTGAATAGCATTCtctatattaattaattccATTTTCTTATCACCTAAATTTACAAAtgtttttatgttttttctttactTCCATTTTCCCCACAATTTctcataataaatattaaagtaTTTAAATCGAcgttattttataaaatcaaatCGATGCTCTGAAATCATCTGTCTATATCGATTCCGACATTTGATCGATTGCCCCATAACCATTAACCgcaaattaacaaaaaatacataattaaGACAATTACCATTAAGTTATATTAACACGAAATTCAATTGTTATAATTTgtcctatatatatttaaaacaatttgttaaacaataaatattatcaaattattaaaaattatacaaattaaattCAATGGGATACTTAACCTTAACCCATTTATGGGTTCCACAAACACTATCTTATCCCTGACCCacaacataaaaattatataaaaaatatgcaaaaataatgaaaaatacaataatatatacatatagatttatattttattgattgtattatttaaatgctTTTAGAAACCCAAAAATTATGATCCAAAATTATGATCaaaattttcttatttCCAAATAGACATATTCTTAACATATATCAAGCATTATTACGATTTTTGGAATTATCACTACTCTTCGAATCATATATTAagtttcattttcttctttatattttttaatttttttcttataaatGGTCTTTGAAATAGTTTATCAATtccaaataatgaatactaatataaaaatggaaaaattattatatattttttgataaacgCATATAAGGGatcacaaaaatataatttaaatattatagtttttaattctttattatttaccttATACGCAACTCCCAAGAAAACCGGTATTGCAAATGTCGATAAACCTGGAATTACTGTGTTTAATATCGACGAACTTGATGATGTAGCTTCAGAAGTCTGCtccaatattttttcagcACCTTTTCCAGGACTGTCTACAGTATTTACTACAGGATTTTCTTTGGGGGTTAATTCTGGAAGAGGTGGAAAATTGTAAGattgatttttattataatatatattttttaattttttataatcatcTGATAATGTAGACAATATTTGAGTATATAGACTGccttttatattcttaGGATCATTATTGAGTTTTTCAAATTGATTAGCAAAACTTTTAGCATTATTCAAACGATTATTGTAATCCCAATATTCATcataaaatacataatacaaataaaataatatatgaaatgGACCAGTAGATTTAgatatttcattaatatttatattcatcaaatctttttttttatctataaTATCCTTATAAGTCGTAGTATCatcatcttttattttcttataataatccttatttgtttctatatatttatcataaaaatcatttaaatttttgactgtattttttgaatatatatttagttTATAACTTAACCATAAAATAGCGTATTCGGCAAGTTTATCATATTCTAAATTATACTTATCCTTTAAATGTTTTAGCAAATGAATAACACCAGAACTAgccatttttaaataatca
This genomic stretch from Plasmodium vinckei vinckei genome assembly, chromosome: PVVCY_02 harbors:
- a CDS encoding PIR protein CIR protein, translated to MANPCSNFKNTYYDIYTINTYFGESYNGQLTVNSKCPNLIHKYCHYENDSGNGNCHNDYLKMASSGVIHLLKHLKDKYNLEYDKLAEYAILWLSYKLNIYSKNTVKNLNDFYDKYIETNKDYYKKIKDDDTTTYKDIIDKKKDLMNININEISKSTGPFHILFYLYYVFYDEYWDYNNRLNNAKSFANQFEKLNNDPKNIKGSLYTQILSTLSDDYKKLKNIYYNKNQSYNFPPLPELTPKENPVVNTVDSPGKGAEKILEQTSEATSSSSSILNTVIPGLSTFAIPVFLGVAYKYSLFGIDKLFQRPFIRKKLKNIKKKMKLNI